The following proteins are co-located in the Rippkaea orientalis PCC 8801 genome:
- a CDS encoding serine hydrolase, with protein sequence MAFFTPDNRLEQLGNKVLEATLSQFPELAADQLALTWIVYDPPVIVNTGGAISAEEFWKHPVRGFSYRGTERIYPASVVKLFYLVAIHEWLENQMAMESEELNRAIRDMIVDSSNDATSLVVDVLTGTTSGPELSDGPFETWKYQRNIVNRYFYSLGWQDLTPINVNQKTWCDGPYGREKAFVGKNGENRNRLTTNAVARLLHSIIGGVTVSSARSQQMMPLLKRSLNPEDLATNQEENQVTGFLGQVLPLHAELWSKAGWTSQVRHDAAYIQLPDYQPYLLIVFTEGKNNSQNKAILPFISQSIMAAMGQI encoded by the coding sequence ATGGCTTTTTTTACTCCCGATAACAGACTAGAACAACTTGGTAATAAGGTTTTAGAGGCTACTTTATCCCAATTTCCTGAATTAGCTGCTGATCAGTTAGCCTTAACCTGGATTGTGTACGATCCCCCTGTCATTGTCAATACAGGAGGGGCAATTTCTGCTGAGGAATTTTGGAAACATCCTGTTCGGGGGTTCAGTTATCGAGGGACTGAACGCATTTATCCAGCGAGTGTGGTTAAATTATTCTATCTAGTGGCTATTCATGAATGGCTAGAAAATCAGATGGCCATGGAGTCTGAGGAATTAAATCGCGCTATTCGGGATATGATTGTCGATTCTAGCAATGATGCAACCAGTTTAGTCGTCGATGTCTTGACGGGGACTACCAGTGGACCTGAATTATCCGACGGACCCTTTGAAACGTGGAAATATCAGCGTAATATTGTTAATCGCTATTTTTATTCCTTGGGGTGGCAGGATTTAACCCCCATTAACGTTAATCAGAAAACGTGGTGTGATGGACCCTACGGACGAGAAAAGGCATTTGTTGGTAAAAATGGGGAAAATCGGAATAGGTTGACCACCAATGCCGTTGCCCGACTGTTGCACAGTATTATTGGAGGGGTAACAGTGTCTTCAGCGCGATCGCAACAGATGATGCCATTACTCAAACGTAGTCTGAACCCTGAAGATTTAGCAACTAACCAAGAAGAAAATCAAGTCACAGGATTTCTAGGCCAAGTTTTGCCCCTTCATGCTGAATTATGGTCAAAAGCTGGTTGGACTAGCCAAGTTCGCCACGATGCAGCCTATATTCAACTGCCGGACTATCAACCCTATCTATTAATTGTGTTTACTGAAGGGAAAAATAATAGTCAAAATAAAGCTATTCTTCCCTTTATTTCTCAATCTATCATGGCAGCAATGGGACAAATTTGA
- a CDS encoding Spy/CpxP family protein refolding chaperone: MKCRHHILFLSLLTVPLQSSVVLSEPLSQRDCLPSNCQHQWYSQKPNEGGRRGGGNPDKLMEQLNLSNSQIQQLNTIRQKYRPQMDEMREKIDKSRQELDKMMQGNSSVTDLRKKHQEVINLDQKLHNLRFESMLEMRAVLTPEQRTQFAQLMQQRRESRRNNRGNATEASP; encoded by the coding sequence ATGAAATGTCGTCACCATATCCTGTTCTTATCCTTATTAACAGTCCCTTTACAAAGTTCCGTTGTGTTGTCTGAACCTTTATCCCAAAGAGACTGTTTACCCTCTAATTGTCAGCATCAATGGTATAGCCAAAAACCCAATGAAGGCGGACGAAGAGGGGGAGGAAATCCTGATAAATTGATGGAGCAACTCAACCTTAGTAATAGCCAAATTCAACAACTCAATACGATTCGTCAAAAATACCGTCCCCAGATGGATGAAATGCGAGAAAAAATCGACAAAAGTCGTCAAGAATTGGATAAAATGATGCAGGGTAATTCTTCCGTTACAGACTTACGAAAAAAGCATCAAGAAGTTATAAATTTAGACCAAAAACTGCATAATTTACGCTTTGAAAGTATGTTAGAAATGCGGGCAGTTTTAACGCCTGAACAACGAACACAATTTGCTCAGTTGATGCAACAGCGTCGAGAAAGTCGTCGTAATAATCGGGGTAATGCCACTGAAGCGTCTCCCTAA
- the lepB gene encoding signal peptidase I, which translates to MARSLNQEPKKKKPVQPSQENPWLEGIKTVATAAILAFGIRTFVAEARYIPSSSMEPTLQINDRLIIEKLSYHFQEPKRGDVVVFNPTAALEARDFHDAFIKRVIGLPGETVQVKGGHVYVNNQKLSEKYIAEDPNYDYGPVTVPPGEYLVLGDNRNNSYDSHYWGYVPKEKIIGKAFVRFWPFNRLGSLDTEPLYPSQK; encoded by the coding sequence ATGGCCCGAAGCTTGAATCAAGAACCTAAAAAAAAGAAACCTGTTCAACCCTCTCAAGAAAATCCTTGGCTTGAAGGGATTAAGACGGTGGCTACTGCTGCTATTTTAGCCTTTGGTATTCGGACTTTTGTTGCAGAGGCCCGTTACATTCCTTCATCTTCGATGGAACCGACTTTACAAATTAATGACCGTTTAATTATTGAAAAACTCAGTTATCATTTCCAAGAACCCAAACGAGGAGATGTTGTTGTTTTCAACCCCACAGCAGCCTTAGAAGCACGAGATTTTCACGATGCGTTTATTAAACGAGTGATTGGTTTACCTGGAGAAACTGTCCAAGTTAAGGGAGGCCATGTTTACGTTAACAATCAAAAATTATCAGAGAAATATATCGCCGAAGATCCCAATTATGATTATGGACCGGTTACAGTTCCTCCAGGAGAATATCTGGTGTTAGGGGATAATCGCAACAATAGCTATGATTCCCATTATTGGGGCTATGTTCCTAAGGAGAAAATTATTGGTAAAGCATTTGTGCGTTTTTGGCCGTTTAATCGCTTGGGTTCTTTAGACACAGAACCCTTGTATCCATCGCAAAAATAA
- a CDS encoding dihydroorotase, with amino-acid sequence MTQLLIRHGQILLPDGQLLLGDVLCENGTIREIAPEISVKDLNTIIDARGLTLLPGVIDPQVHFREPGLEHKEDLFTATRACARGGVTSFLEMPNTNPLTITQATLEDKLQRAAQKCLVNYGFFIGATPDNLPDLLTANPTCGIKIFMGSSHGALLVSREGELEPIFAKGSRLIAVHAEDQARILERRREFAGISDPAVHSQIQDEEAALNATKLALKLSNKYQRRLHILHLSTGIEAEFLRENKPSWVTAEVTPQHLLLNTDAYEKIGTLAQMNPPLRSPENNDILWQALLDGVIDFIATDHAPHTLEEKAKPYPNSPSGMPGVETSLPLMLTQAIKGKCSVAQVVNWMSTAVAKAYKIPNKGLIEPGYDADLVLVDLDNYYPVKREDLQTKCGWSPFEGWELTGWPIVTIVGGKVVYDRGQFNTDIRGKALTFSS; translated from the coding sequence ATGACACAACTCCTCATTCGTCACGGTCAGATTCTTTTGCCAGATGGCCAGTTGCTTCTAGGAGATGTTCTATGTGAAAATGGAACTATCCGAGAAATCGCTCCAGAAATTTCTGTAAAAGATCTTAACACTATCATAGACGCTAGGGGATTAACTTTGTTGCCTGGAGTCATTGATCCCCAGGTACATTTCCGCGAACCGGGATTAGAACACAAGGAAGACTTATTTACCGCTACCCGCGCTTGTGCCAGAGGGGGGGTAACATCCTTCTTGGAAATGCCCAATACTAACCCATTAACGATTACCCAAGCTACGTTAGAAGATAAATTACAACGGGCTGCCCAAAAGTGTCTCGTTAATTATGGCTTTTTTATTGGGGCAACTCCCGACAATTTACCGGATTTATTGACTGCTAACCCTACCTGTGGCATTAAAATCTTTATGGGGTCGTCCCATGGGGCTTTATTGGTGAGTCGGGAAGGGGAGTTAGAACCCATTTTTGCCAAAGGAAGTCGTTTAATTGCAGTTCATGCCGAAGATCAAGCGAGAATACTGGAACGTCGTCGGGAATTTGCCGGAATTAGCGATCCAGCAGTGCATTCCCAGATTCAGGATGAAGAAGCTGCCCTCAACGCGACGAAATTAGCCTTAAAACTGTCGAATAAGTATCAAAGGCGGTTACACATTCTACACCTTTCGACGGGGATAGAAGCGGAATTTTTGCGAGAAAATAAGCCCAGTTGGGTAACAGCAGAAGTCACGCCTCAACATTTGTTATTAAATACCGATGCTTATGAGAAAATTGGCACGTTAGCCCAGATGAATCCTCCCTTGCGATCGCCTGAAAATAATGATATTCTTTGGCAAGCTTTGCTTGATGGGGTGATTGATTTTATTGCGACAGATCACGCGCCCCATACTTTGGAAGAAAAGGCAAAACCCTATCCTAATTCGCCTTCGGGAATGCCAGGGGTAGAGACTTCTTTACCCTTAATGTTAACCCAAGCAATCAAGGGAAAATGTAGTGTTGCCCAAGTGGTTAATTGGATGTCTACCGCAGTGGCTAAAGCCTATAAAATCCCGAATAAGGGATTAATTGAACCTGGATATGATGCTGATTTAGTCTTAGTTGATTTAGATAATTATTATCCCGTTAAACGAGAAGACTTACAAACTAAATGCGGTTGGAGTCCTTTCGAGGGTTGGGAATTAACAGGATGGCCGATAGTAACTATTGTCGGTGGAAAAGTCGTTTATGATCGGGGTCAATTCAATACAGATATTAGGGGCAAAGCATTAACTTTTAGTAGTTAA
- a CDS encoding sigma-70 family RNA polymerase sigma factor — translation MLANNQAGTTDKDIVLRCQRGDAASFKQLYRRYQQRVRSTLYQLCGRELLDDLEQEVFLRVWKALPRLRNPDYFSTWLYRITWNVATDKRRKFAQSPSFTEDDSSLNMTPSPSSNTPDLMRLHYQDLVQQGLQLLSLEHRVVLVLHDLEDVPQKEVANILKLPIGTVKSRLFYARNQIKKFLQQQGAL, via the coding sequence GTGTTAGCCAACAACCAAGCTGGTACAACAGACAAAGATATCGTCTTGCGGTGTCAGCGAGGAGATGCTGCCTCCTTTAAACAACTGTACCGACGTTATCAACAAAGAGTGCGGTCAACCCTTTATCAACTGTGTGGCCGTGAACTTTTAGATGACTTAGAACAGGAAGTTTTTTTACGGGTTTGGAAAGCATTACCTCGACTGCGAAACCCTGATTATTTTTCAACTTGGCTGTATCGCATTACCTGGAATGTAGCCACGGATAAACGGCGAAAATTCGCTCAAAGTCCCTCGTTCACTGAGGATGATTCCAGCTTAAATATGACTCCTTCACCCTCATCTAATACTCCTGATTTAATGCGATTACACTATCAAGATTTAGTGCAACAAGGCTTACAATTACTAAGTCTAGAACATCGCGTTGTTTTAGTCTTACATGACCTAGAAGATGTGCCGCAAAAAGAAGTTGCTAACATCTTAAAGTTACCTATCGGAACAGTAAAATCTCGTCTGTTTTATGCGCGTAATCAAATTAAAAAATTCTTGCAGCAACAAGGAGCATTATGA